In the genome of Pseudarthrobacter sp. IC2-21, one region contains:
- a CDS encoding matrixin family metalloprotease gives MGADSGDDGLPRIRRSPSGRVPQWAIDEALGKSEGADPWRAPPVSQISARRTANRKKIRGRRWRKRTATVLGIALVVGLYFTPALFERYVLPAALPYLPGAKVPPPGFEAASAPLGIPPASNGSSAYVLQKSPDPGQPFAAYDPCRPVHYVVRPDNAPPGTERLIEQAVSVVSAASGLQFVYDGATAEAPSKTRETFQPDRYGKQWAPVLIAWSTPEESPDLIGKVAGTGGSSYAHIPGEPYVLVAGQVTLDAPGLQEILSRSDGSLLVRAIIMHELAHVLGLDHVDDPTQLMYEENTGQFDFAAGDRAGLALLGTGSCVPRL, from the coding sequence TTGGGAGCGGATTCCGGCGACGACGGTCTTCCGAGGATCCGACGTTCGCCCAGCGGCCGTGTTCCGCAGTGGGCGATTGATGAAGCACTGGGAAAATCCGAGGGCGCCGATCCATGGCGGGCTCCCCCCGTATCGCAGATTTCAGCAAGGCGGACCGCCAACCGGAAGAAGATCCGCGGGCGAAGGTGGAGGAAGCGAACCGCAACCGTCCTGGGCATCGCCCTGGTTGTGGGCCTCTACTTCACACCGGCACTTTTTGAACGATATGTACTGCCCGCAGCCCTGCCGTACCTGCCGGGAGCCAAGGTTCCGCCGCCCGGCTTCGAGGCGGCGTCCGCTCCGCTGGGCATCCCGCCGGCGTCCAACGGATCGAGCGCCTACGTTCTGCAGAAGTCGCCGGACCCCGGCCAGCCGTTTGCTGCCTACGACCCCTGCCGCCCCGTGCACTACGTGGTCCGCCCTGACAACGCCCCGCCGGGGACCGAGCGGTTGATCGAACAGGCCGTGTCCGTGGTCTCCGCGGCCTCCGGGCTGCAGTTCGTGTACGACGGCGCCACGGCTGAGGCGCCGTCGAAAACGCGCGAAACTTTCCAGCCGGACCGGTACGGCAAGCAATGGGCTCCGGTACTCATCGCCTGGTCCACGCCCGAAGAATCACCGGACCTGATCGGCAAGGTGGCAGGAACCGGGGGTAGCTCCTATGCCCACATCCCGGGAGAACCCTACGTCCTGGTGGCTGGCCAAGTGACACTTGACGCCCCGGGATTGCAGGAGATCCTCAGCCGTTCCGACGGTTCCCTGCTGGTCCGCGCCATCATCATGCACGAACTCGCGCACGTCCTGGGGCTGGACCACGTGGACGATCCCACGCAGCTGATGTACGAGGAGAACACCGGGCAGTTCGACTTCGCCGCGGGAGACCGGGCCGGACTCGCCCTCCTGGGAACCGGGTCCTGCGTTCCGCGGCTGTGA
- the purU gene encoding formyltetrahydrofolate deformylase, with amino-acid sequence MTILLESRAPGNATAAAGTATAAASTRPAQLVLTLSCPEQPGIVRAVTAFLADRGFDIVEHQQFDDHVSGKLYLRTAFTGGGFEEPSHGAEGDSHQNVDTLTAAFAPIAGEFGMDFTIHDGRPQRLLVMVSKFGHCLNDLIFRWQAGSLGAEIAVVVSNHEDLRPMAEAAGLTFIHVPVTAATKPEAEARLLELVAEYDADLVVLARYMQVLSNDLCSSLRGRAINIHHSFLPGFKGAKPYHQAYDRGVKLVGATAHYVTADLDEGPIIEQEVFRVDHSLDADALVTVGRDAETQALSRAVKWHCQHRVLLNNTRTVVFR; translated from the coding sequence GTGACCATCCTTCTTGAGAGCCGGGCCCCGGGCAACGCCACCGCCGCGGCCGGCACCGCAACGGCGGCAGCCTCCACCCGCCCCGCCCAACTCGTTCTCACCTTGTCCTGCCCCGAGCAGCCCGGAATCGTCCGGGCAGTGACGGCCTTCCTGGCGGACCGCGGCTTCGACATCGTGGAGCACCAGCAGTTCGACGATCACGTCAGCGGAAAGCTGTACCTGCGCACCGCCTTCACCGGCGGCGGTTTCGAAGAGCCAAGCCACGGGGCGGAGGGGGACAGCCACCAGAACGTGGACACCCTCACCGCGGCCTTCGCACCCATCGCCGGCGAGTTCGGCATGGACTTCACCATCCACGACGGCCGGCCGCAGCGCCTGCTGGTGATGGTCTCGAAGTTCGGGCACTGCCTCAATGACCTCATCTTCAGGTGGCAGGCAGGCAGCCTCGGTGCGGAGATCGCCGTCGTGGTTTCCAACCATGAGGACCTGCGCCCCATGGCGGAGGCCGCCGGACTGACCTTCATCCACGTCCCGGTGACGGCAGCCACCAAACCCGAAGCCGAGGCCCGGCTCCTGGAACTCGTGGCCGAGTACGACGCTGACCTGGTGGTCCTGGCCCGCTACATGCAGGTGCTCTCCAACGACCTCTGCAGCAGCCTCCGCGGCCGCGCCATCAACATCCACCACTCGTTCCTGCCCGGCTTCAAAGGTGCCAAGCCCTACCACCAGGCGTACGACCGCGGCGTGAAGCTCGTCGGAGCCACCGCGCACTACGTCACCGCGGACCTGGATGAGGGCCCCATCATCGAGCAGGAAGTCTTCCGGGTGGATCACAGCCTGGACGCCGACGCCCTGGTGACCGTGGGCCGCGACGCCGAAACACAGGCGCTGTCCCGGGCGGTCAAGTGGCACTGCCAGCACCGCGTCCTGCTCAACAACACCCGCACCGTCGTCTTCCGCTAA
- a CDS encoding GcvT family protein: MSASPRVVIMGAGIVGTNLADELSTRGWTNITVVEQGPLELAGGSTSHAPGLVFQTNPSKTMTEFASYTVDKLLSLTADGVSCFNQVGGLELATTEARLEDLKRKLGYATSWGIEGRIIDADECEKYYPLLNPGALADGRRVLGGLLVPSDGLASAARAVQLLISKTRAAGVTYQGSTAVTGIEQAGGKVTGVQTADGVIPADIVVSCAGFWGREVGKMVGLKVPLLPLAHQYVKTTPLDALRGVNELPNGAGKPILRYQDRDLYFREHGDRIGIGSYAHKPMPVDMNTLPKVGAEDMSDHNMPSRLDFTLEDFAPSWEDCQDLLPALHGTRIEDGFNGIFSFTPDGGPLMGEAPDLDGFFVAEAVWVTHSAGVAKAMAELLIEGQSRTDLHGCELTRFEEVQTSDAYVSETSQQNFVEIYDVLHPLQPRESPRDLRVSPFNVRQKELGAFFLESAGWERPHWFEANRSLLSELPVEWQAPERDEWSAMFSSPISAAEAWKTRTAVGLYDMTPLKRLSVVGPGAEALLQRLSTGNIAKKPGAVTYCLLLADDGGIRSDVTVARLAEEEFQLGVNSNVDFDYLRVEARQQSLADSSQWVHVSDITGSTCCIGLWGPLAREVMGKVSTDDLTNDGLKYFRTKEISVGGIPVTAMRLSYVGELGWELYTTAEYGLKLWDLLFEAGREHGIIAAGRGAFNSMRLEKGYRLWGTDMTSQHQPYESGLGFSVAKDKTGFVGAEALVARKEQPAARALRCLTVDDGTSLVLGKEPVFVGGSAAGYVTSAAYGYTVRKPIAYAWLPASVSVGDPVEIEYFGRRVAATVTAEPLFDPGMERLRG; this comes from the coding sequence ATGAGCGCATCACCACGCGTTGTCATCATGGGCGCCGGCATCGTCGGCACCAACCTCGCGGACGAACTGTCCACCCGCGGCTGGACCAACATCACGGTGGTCGAACAGGGGCCCCTGGAACTCGCGGGCGGGTCCACCTCGCACGCGCCGGGCCTGGTGTTCCAGACCAACCCGTCCAAGACCATGACCGAATTTGCCAGTTACACCGTGGACAAGCTGCTCTCCCTCACCGCTGACGGAGTGTCCTGCTTCAACCAGGTGGGCGGGCTTGAACTGGCCACCACGGAGGCGCGGCTGGAGGATTTGAAGCGCAAGCTGGGCTACGCCACCTCCTGGGGCATCGAAGGCCGGATCATCGACGCCGACGAATGCGAGAAGTACTACCCGCTGCTGAACCCGGGCGCACTTGCCGACGGCAGGCGGGTTCTGGGCGGACTCCTGGTGCCCTCGGACGGCCTGGCTTCCGCGGCCCGCGCCGTGCAGCTGCTGATCAGCAAGACCCGTGCCGCAGGCGTCACGTACCAGGGTTCCACCGCCGTGACCGGCATCGAGCAGGCAGGTGGCAAGGTCACCGGCGTGCAAACGGCCGACGGCGTGATCCCCGCGGACATTGTCGTGTCCTGTGCTGGGTTCTGGGGCCGCGAAGTCGGCAAGATGGTGGGCCTGAAGGTGCCGCTGCTGCCGCTCGCCCACCAGTACGTCAAAACCACTCCGCTGGACGCGCTGCGCGGCGTGAACGAGCTGCCCAACGGGGCCGGCAAGCCCATCCTGCGCTACCAGGACCGCGACCTGTATTTCCGCGAACACGGCGACCGGATTGGCATCGGCAGCTACGCCCACAAGCCCATGCCCGTGGACATGAACACGCTGCCGAAGGTCGGCGCGGAGGACATGTCCGATCACAACATGCCGTCCCGGCTCGACTTCACCTTGGAAGACTTCGCCCCATCCTGGGAGGACTGCCAGGACCTGCTGCCGGCGCTGCACGGAACCCGGATCGAGGATGGCTTCAACGGCATCTTCTCCTTCACTCCCGACGGCGGGCCGTTGATGGGGGAGGCGCCGGACCTCGACGGCTTCTTTGTGGCCGAGGCAGTCTGGGTCACCCACTCCGCCGGCGTCGCGAAGGCGATGGCCGAGCTTCTCATCGAGGGCCAGTCCCGCACCGACCTGCACGGCTGCGAGCTGACCCGCTTCGAGGAGGTGCAGACCTCTGATGCGTATGTCAGCGAAACGTCGCAGCAGAACTTTGTGGAAATTTACGACGTCCTGCACCCGCTCCAGCCCAGGGAATCCCCGCGGGACCTGCGCGTCAGCCCGTTCAACGTCCGGCAGAAAGAGCTCGGGGCGTTCTTCCTGGAGTCCGCAGGCTGGGAGCGCCCGCACTGGTTCGAGGCCAACCGCAGCCTGCTTTCGGAACTGCCCGTCGAGTGGCAGGCGCCGGAACGGGACGAGTGGTCCGCGATGTTCTCTTCCCCGATCTCCGCGGCCGAAGCGTGGAAGACGCGCACCGCCGTCGGACTTTATGACATGACGCCGCTGAAGCGGTTGTCCGTGGTGGGGCCAGGGGCCGAGGCGCTGCTGCAGCGGCTCAGCACCGGAAACATCGCCAAGAAGCCTGGGGCCGTGACGTACTGCCTGCTGCTGGCGGACGACGGCGGCATCCGCAGTGACGTGACCGTGGCGCGCCTGGCGGAGGAAGAGTTCCAGCTCGGCGTGAACAGCAACGTGGACTTTGACTACCTGCGCGTGGAGGCACGTCAGCAGTCTTTGGCGGACTCTTCGCAGTGGGTGCACGTTTCCGACATCACCGGCAGCACCTGCTGCATCGGCCTCTGGGGCCCGCTTGCCCGCGAGGTGATGGGCAAGGTCAGCACGGACGACCTGACCAACGACGGCCTGAAGTACTTCCGGACCAAGGAGATTTCGGTGGGCGGCATCCCGGTCACCGCCATGCGGCTCTCCTACGTCGGCGAGCTCGGCTGGGAGCTGTACACCACTGCCGAGTACGGGCTGAAGCTGTGGGATCTGCTGTTCGAGGCAGGGCGCGAGCACGGCATTATCGCGGCCGGACGCGGCGCGTTCAACAGCATGCGGCTGGAGAAGGGCTACCGGCTGTGGGGCACGGACATGACCTCACAGCACCAGCCGTACGAGTCGGGCCTGGGCTTCTCCGTGGCCAAGGACAAGACGGGTTTTGTGGGTGCCGAAGCTTTGGTTGCCCGCAAGGAGCAGCCGGCCGCCCGGGCGCTGCGGTGCCTGACGGTCGACGACGGCACATCCCTTGTGTTGGGCAAGGAGCCTGTGTTTGTGGGCGGCTCCGCTGCCGGCTATGTCACGAGCGCCGCCTACGGCTACACGGTCCGCAAACCGATCGCGTACGCCTGGCTGCCGGCCTCCGTATCGGTCGGTGATCCGGTGGAGATTGAGTATTTCGGGCGCCGCGTGGCCGCCACCGTCACGGCCGAGCCGCTGTTTGATCCCGGTATGGAGCGGCTGCGCGGCTGA
- a CDS encoding AraC family transcriptional regulator, which translates to MSTAVPTDGATARLAERLLGMRASREVIPPDPNHSVRWHEHDYPTAAARWNYHPEFEIHLIRKGTGKFIVGDHIGTFEAGHVSLVGSGLPHDWVSDLEPGEVIEGRDALIQFDGKWVEQTAELVPELAEVKPLLEQSARGIEFLGRTAEAAAAAIEAMGVSSGLARLHHLMELFAVLSRAPEEERRYLAEDWFRPQLDGQAAAVVDIVLEYVFSNHAGNVKMAEAAALVGMPEPTFSKYFKRATGQNFSDLVRKLRLAHARRLLEHSDKAVSDVCYEVGFSNLSNFNRHFLNDAGETPRQYRQRTRG; encoded by the coding sequence ATGAGCACGGCAGTTCCCACCGACGGAGCCACAGCCAGGCTGGCCGAAAGGTTGCTGGGGATGCGTGCCAGCAGGGAGGTCATCCCGCCCGACCCCAACCATTCGGTCCGGTGGCATGAGCACGACTACCCCACCGCGGCGGCCCGCTGGAACTACCACCCGGAATTTGAGATTCATTTGATCCGGAAGGGCACCGGCAAGTTCATCGTGGGGGACCACATCGGCACCTTCGAGGCCGGGCATGTTTCCCTGGTGGGATCGGGGTTGCCCCACGACTGGGTGAGCGATCTTGAACCCGGTGAGGTCATTGAGGGCAGGGACGCGCTGATCCAGTTCGATGGCAAGTGGGTGGAGCAGACCGCTGAGCTTGTTCCGGAACTGGCCGAGGTCAAGCCCCTGCTGGAGCAGTCGGCGCGCGGGATTGAGTTCCTGGGCCGCACCGCTGAGGCCGCGGCGGCTGCTATTGAAGCCATGGGGGTTTCCAGCGGGCTGGCCCGGCTGCACCATCTTATGGAACTGTTTGCGGTGCTTTCGCGCGCGCCGGAGGAAGAGCGCCGCTACCTGGCGGAAGACTGGTTCAGGCCACAGCTGGATGGCCAGGCTGCTGCCGTGGTGGATATCGTCCTCGAGTATGTCTTCAGTAACCATGCCGGCAACGTGAAGATGGCCGAGGCGGCGGCATTGGTGGGCATGCCTGAACCGACATTTTCCAAATACTTCAAACGCGCCACGGGGCAGAACTTCAGCGACCTGGTCCGCAAGCTTCGGCTCGCCCACGCCCGCCGCCTGCTGGAGCACAGCGACAAGGCAGTCTCGGACGTTTGCTACGAAGTGGGGTTTTCCAACCTGTCCAACTTCAATAGGCACTTCCTCAATGACGCCGGTGAAACGCCCCGCCAGTACCGGCAGCGGACGCGCGGCTGA
- a CDS encoding sugar ABC transporter substrate-binding protein, with product MRPKMRAATLAAGALCIALSATACAGAGGGNAAGDPNSINVLMVNNPQMEDLQRLTAENFTKETGVRVNYTILPENDVRAKISQEFSSQAGQYDVASLSNYEIPFYSANGWLAPLDHVAADAGFDQGDILPAYTASLTGTDGKLYGEPFYGESSFLMYRKDILEAKGLTMPEKPTWDQVADIAAKVDGAAPGMKGICLRGQPGWGQVFAPLTTVVNTFGGTWFDKDWNAKVNSPEFTAAVEFYTKLVREHGEAGAAQAGFTECLNNMSQSKVAMWYDATSAAGALEADTSPVKGKMGYAQAPVKETKSSGWLWTWSWAVQAASRKQDAAGKFITWASSKKYEELVAAKLGWAKVPSGKRISTYENAEFQKAAPFFKAERFAIENADPKNPGTQQRPAVGIQFFGIPEFAALGTNVSQGVSSAIAGQGTVADALAKGQEAAQKIGNKYK from the coding sequence ATGCGCCCAAAAATGCGCGCTGCGACCCTCGCCGCCGGTGCTTTGTGCATCGCCCTGAGCGCCACGGCCTGTGCCGGCGCCGGCGGAGGCAACGCCGCCGGAGACCCGAACAGCATCAATGTGCTGATGGTGAACAACCCCCAGATGGAGGACCTGCAGCGGCTCACCGCTGAGAACTTCACCAAGGAAACCGGCGTCCGGGTCAACTACACCATCCTGCCGGAGAACGATGTCCGCGCGAAGATCAGCCAGGAGTTTTCCAGCCAGGCCGGCCAGTACGACGTCGCCTCGCTATCCAACTATGAGATCCCGTTCTACTCCGCCAACGGTTGGCTCGCACCGCTGGACCATGTGGCCGCGGACGCGGGGTTTGACCAGGGCGACATCCTGCCGGCCTACACGGCATCCCTTACCGGCACGGACGGCAAGCTGTACGGCGAACCCTTCTACGGCGAATCGTCCTTCCTCATGTACCGGAAGGACATTCTGGAAGCTAAAGGCCTCACCATGCCGGAAAAACCCACGTGGGATCAGGTGGCGGACATCGCCGCGAAGGTGGACGGCGCGGCCCCGGGTATGAAGGGCATCTGCCTGCGCGGCCAGCCGGGCTGGGGCCAGGTCTTCGCCCCGTTGACCACCGTGGTGAACACCTTCGGAGGCACGTGGTTCGACAAGGACTGGAACGCAAAGGTCAATAGCCCCGAATTTACGGCCGCCGTGGAGTTCTACACCAAGCTGGTCCGCGAGCATGGTGAAGCGGGCGCCGCGCAGGCAGGCTTCACCGAATGCCTCAACAACATGAGCCAGAGCAAAGTGGCCATGTGGTACGACGCCACCTCTGCCGCCGGCGCCCTGGAAGCCGATACATCCCCTGTGAAGGGGAAGATGGGCTACGCCCAGGCGCCGGTCAAGGAGACCAAGTCCTCCGGCTGGCTGTGGACCTGGTCCTGGGCCGTCCAGGCCGCCTCCAGGAAACAGGATGCTGCCGGCAAATTCATCACCTGGGCGAGCTCAAAGAAGTACGAGGAACTCGTGGCCGCCAAGCTCGGTTGGGCGAAAGTTCCTTCCGGCAAGCGCATCTCCACCTACGAGAATGCCGAATTCCAGAAGGCGGCGCCGTTCTTCAAGGCCGAACGCTTCGCCATTGAAAATGCTGACCCGAAAAACCCCGGCACCCAGCAGCGTCCCGCCGTCGGAATCCAATTCTTCGGCATCCCGGAGTTCGCGGCCCTCGGCACAAATGTGTCCCAGGGCGTCAGCTCCGCCATCGCAGGCCAAGGCACCGTGGCCGATGCGTTGGCCAAGGGCCAGGAAGCCGCCCAAAAAATCGGCAATAAGTACAAGTAG
- a CDS encoding sugar ABC transporter permease, which translates to MTTATARISRPGHTAAKPVRTAKSRERALAWARRAPLLPALIFLIVVTQLPFVVTLIISFLNWNSLSPGKTAFAGLENYATVLTDPDMRQAIFTTILLTVAVVLASLLIGLGLALLLDKKFLGRGLARTLLIAPFLVVPVAAALIWKHALLNPTYGLINGILTWIWSLFGSVTPPQLDLLSQAPLMAVIISLVWQWTPFMMLILLAGLQSRPMDTVEAAQMDGATPWAIFRHLTLPHLRQYLELGGLLGAIYIVQNFDAVFTLTAGGLGTANLPYAIYQTFYFANEYGLASAAGVVVVIGTIIVATFALRTVFSLFKKEAAR; encoded by the coding sequence ATGACTACCGCAACGGCGCGCATCTCCCGCCCGGGACACACCGCAGCCAAACCCGTACGAACTGCCAAATCGCGCGAACGCGCCCTGGCCTGGGCCCGGCGTGCACCGCTGCTCCCGGCCCTGATCTTCCTCATCGTTGTCACCCAGCTTCCGTTCGTGGTGACGCTGATCATCTCGTTCCTGAACTGGAACAGCCTGAGCCCTGGCAAGACCGCCTTTGCCGGACTGGAGAACTACGCCACGGTCCTCACCGACCCGGACATGCGCCAGGCGATCTTCACCACCATCCTCCTCACCGTGGCAGTGGTACTGGCCAGCCTGCTCATCGGCCTGGGCCTTGCCCTGCTGCTGGACAAAAAGTTCCTTGGCAGGGGCCTGGCGCGGACCCTGCTGATCGCACCGTTCCTGGTGGTCCCCGTTGCGGCGGCCCTCATCTGGAAGCACGCCCTGCTCAACCCCACCTACGGCCTGATCAACGGCATCCTGACCTGGATCTGGTCACTCTTCGGCAGCGTGACACCGCCCCAGCTGGACCTGCTCTCGCAGGCACCCCTGATGGCCGTGATCATCTCGCTGGTGTGGCAGTGGACCCCGTTCATGATGCTCATCCTGCTCGCGGGCCTGCAGTCACGTCCCATGGACACCGTGGAAGCAGCGCAGATGGACGGCGCCACACCCTGGGCGATCTTCCGGCACCTGACGCTGCCCCACCTGCGCCAGTACCTCGAGCTGGGCGGCCTGCTCGGAGCCATCTACATCGTGCAGAACTTCGACGCCGTCTTCACCCTCACCGCCGGCGGACTGGGCACTGCCAACCTGCCCTACGCCATCTACCAGACGTTCTACTTTGCCAACGAGTACGGCCTGGCCTCCGCGGCCGGCGTCGTGGTGGTCATCGGCACCATCATCGTGGCGACTTTCGCCCTCCGCACCGTATTCTCGCTCTTCAAGAAGGAGGCAGCACGATGA
- a CDS encoding LLM class flavin-dependent oxidoreductase — MDFGIFTFGELTRSDTGSALSPHQRLKEIIELAKLADQAGLGFMGLGEHHRHDFALSAPEIVLAAIARETTNLRLSTAVTVLSTQDPVRLFEQFATLDLISDGRAEIIAGRGAFIESYPLFGHDTADYDGLFDEKLRMLLELRNNAVLDWKGSLTQSIPGMDIAPRPLQDKLPVWVGAGGTPASFARAGRLGLPLSIALLSGPERFRRLAELYRQSAEEAGHDAAALPVGVGGHFYAAATSQQARDTFYPHYRAYFEQNMPRNVDHFPRSTFDDWSEPGGGLLVGSPQQIIEKLLVIQQTLGNTRYMAQIGLGGLPFAETARSIELLATEIMPAVNRELGLLVP; from the coding sequence ATGGACTTTGGCATCTTTACCTTCGGCGAACTAACCCGCAGCGATACCGGCAGCGCCCTCTCACCGCATCAGCGGCTCAAGGAAATCATCGAGCTCGCGAAACTGGCGGATCAGGCAGGCCTCGGCTTTATGGGCCTGGGCGAGCACCACCGGCACGACTTCGCCCTCTCGGCTCCGGAAATCGTGCTGGCAGCCATCGCCCGCGAAACCACCAACCTCCGGCTCAGCACCGCCGTTACCGTGCTGTCCACGCAGGACCCGGTGCGGCTCTTTGAACAGTTTGCCACCCTGGACCTGATCTCCGACGGACGTGCCGAGATCATTGCCGGACGCGGTGCCTTCATCGAGTCCTATCCGCTTTTCGGCCACGACACCGCCGACTACGACGGCCTGTTCGACGAAAAACTGCGCATGCTCCTCGAACTCCGCAATAACGCGGTCCTGGACTGGAAGGGGAGCCTGACCCAAAGCATTCCCGGCATGGACATCGCGCCCCGGCCCCTGCAGGACAAGCTTCCCGTCTGGGTGGGCGCCGGCGGCACACCTGCCAGCTTCGCCCGCGCGGGACGGCTTGGGCTCCCGCTGTCCATCGCCCTGCTCTCCGGCCCCGAGCGCTTCCGCCGCCTCGCTGAGCTGTACCGCCAAAGTGCCGAGGAAGCCGGTCATGATGCCGCAGCCCTGCCGGTGGGCGTGGGCGGTCACTTCTACGCCGCGGCCACGTCCCAGCAGGCGCGCGATACCTTCTACCCCCACTACCGCGCTTACTTCGAGCAGAACATGCCGCGCAATGTGGACCATTTTCCCCGCTCCACGTTCGATGACTGGAGCGAGCCCGGCGGCGGCCTGCTGGTGGGAAGCCCGCAGCAGATCATCGAGAAACTCCTGGTCATCCAGCAGACACTCGGCAACACCCGCTACATGGCGCAGATCGGGCTCGGCGGCCTGCCGTTCGCCGAAACCGCGCGCTCCATCGAACTGCTCGCCACCGAAATCATGCCTGCCGTCAACCGCGAACTGGGCCTCCTGGTCCCGTAG
- a CDS encoding HNH endonuclease signature motif containing protein, producing MGKTAVAQAFADIEFAVAVLNAEAEGRGSEPFSAADPLAGLADGCLDILAGAASVQARVSGLMANAAVTYADTVQAGAAPDTSVPAQEMAVTAEVACALSIGERAAGSFLAVSHALATRLPLTLAGLQAGSISWQHARVMADEAATLDPEGAAALEAHFLDPDGPDAARGCPAGEMPASRFRHRARTWRERHHAESIETRHAKGVLDRRVEYCPDQDGMAWITAYLPGDQAAAIWNRTTAISRGLQGPAEQRTLTQLRADVFAAALLTTADLTTTDLYSTDLRSSGDPARNGSSEEHDPGQVPSPRAQVLVTVPVFSLLGATEEPAMLDGYGPIPASMARDLVANGAESFHRVLIDPRDGAPLEIGRTSYRLTKAMRQWLRLRDGKCPFPGCSNSSLDNEADHLLAWANGGTTGVSNLGQTCPKHHRLRHTSTWQPTPATRDQPPGWISPSGRHYKSEHQDWEPPHWPDHPDRVHLGVSLGEEDLERFLHARA from the coding sequence ATGGGGAAGACGGCGGTGGCACAAGCATTTGCGGACATCGAGTTCGCTGTTGCTGTGCTCAATGCCGAGGCGGAGGGGCGCGGTTCGGAGCCGTTCTCGGCTGCTGATCCGCTGGCCGGCCTGGCTGATGGGTGCCTGGACATTCTGGCGGGCGCGGCGAGCGTCCAGGCCAGAGTGTCGGGATTGATGGCCAACGCCGCCGTGACCTACGCGGACACCGTCCAGGCGGGCGCGGCTCCGGATACTTCGGTGCCGGCCCAGGAGATGGCGGTGACCGCGGAGGTCGCGTGTGCCCTGAGCATCGGTGAGCGGGCCGCGGGGTCGTTCCTGGCCGTTTCCCACGCCCTGGCCACCAGGTTGCCGCTGACGTTGGCCGGTCTGCAAGCCGGCAGCATCTCGTGGCAGCATGCCCGGGTCATGGCGGACGAAGCCGCCACCCTGGACCCCGAAGGTGCAGCTGCGTTGGAGGCCCACTTCCTGGACCCGGACGGACCGGACGCCGCCCGGGGCTGTCCCGCCGGGGAAATGCCGGCGTCCCGGTTCCGTCACCGGGCCCGTACCTGGCGCGAACGCCACCACGCCGAGAGTATTGAGACGCGCCACGCCAAGGGTGTCCTGGACCGGCGGGTTGAGTACTGCCCGGACCAGGACGGGATGGCCTGGATCACCGCCTACCTTCCCGGGGACCAGGCGGCAGCCATCTGGAACCGGACCACCGCCATCTCCCGGGGCCTGCAGGGCCCGGCGGAGCAGCGGACCCTCACCCAACTCCGCGCCGATGTCTTCGCCGCCGCCCTCCTGACCACCGCGGACCTGACCACCACGGACCTGTACTCCACGGACCTGCGCAGCAGCGGGGACCCGGCCAGGAATGGGAGCTCTGAAGAACACGACCCGGGGCAGGTCCCGTCGCCGCGGGCCCAGGTGCTGGTGACCGTGCCGGTGTTCTCGCTGCTCGGGGCCACCGAGGAGCCGGCCATGCTGGACGGGTACGGTCCCATTCCGGCGTCGATGGCCAGGGACCTGGTGGCGAACGGGGCCGAGTCGTTCCACCGGGTCCTGATTGACCCGCGCGACGGTGCGCCACTGGAAATCGGCCGCACCAGCTACCGGCTGACCAAGGCCATGCGGCAATGGCTGCGGCTGCGGGACGGTAAATGCCCCTTTCCGGGCTGTTCGAACAGCTCACTGGACAACGAAGCCGATCATCTCCTCGCCTGGGCCAACGGCGGCACCACCGGAGTTTCCAACCTGGGACAAACCTGCCCCAAACACCACCGGCTCAGGCACACCAGCACCTGGCAGCCCACCCCCGCCACCCGCGACCAACCCCCGGGCTGGATCTCCCCGTCCGGCCGGCACTACAAAAGCGAACACCAGGACTGGGAACCACCCCACTGGCCCGACCATCCGGACCGTGTCCACCTTGGAGTATCCCTGGGAGAAGAGGACCTGGAGCGGTTCCTCCACGCCCGGGCCTGA
- a CDS encoding DUF427 domain-containing protein, whose product MVKAVWNGRVIADSDDTVVVEGNHYFPRDAVKDRYLRDSRLHSVCPWKGEASYHTLEVDGKLNVDAAWYYPQTTKRAKPIEGRVAFWRGVTIEE is encoded by the coding sequence ATGGTCAAGGCTGTCTGGAACGGAAGAGTCATTGCGGACTCTGATGACACGGTGGTGGTTGAAGGCAATCACTACTTTCCCCGCGACGCCGTGAAGGACCGGTACCTTCGTGACAGCAGACTGCATTCCGTCTGCCCGTGGAAGGGCGAAGCCAGTTACCACACACTGGAAGTCGACGGGAAGCTGAACGTTGATGCCGCCTGGTACTACCCGCAGACAACAAAACGGGCAAAGCCCATCGAGGGCCGCGTCGCCTTCTGGCGGGGCGTCACTATCGAGGAATAG